GTTGTGGTTGGgaaggagaattttgaagAGTCGGGTTCCGTGATAGACGATGGCAATGTTGGTCCAAGAGCAGAAAAGAGTGGCGAAGGGTCATCAGATGACTGAACTGAAAGTTTTACTCTCTGTAAATTGTGGAtgtgaataaaaataatgggGTTTGCTGTCAGTGTTAAAAACAATGTAACTGGGGACTGAACTGAAAGTTTTACTCTCTGTAAATTGTGGAtgtgaataaaaataatgggGTTTGCTTTCAGTGTTAAAAATAATGTAACTGGGGTCATCAGATGACTCCCAGATGACTGAACTGAAAGTTTTACCCTCTGTAAATTGTGGAtgtgaataaaaataatgggGTTTTCTATCAGTGTTAAAAACAATTTAACATATTATAATAACAATTGGCTTTATCACGCAAGTGCTGCAGAATGAGCAATTTAACATATGTAAATTGGATACACACCTTGATCTTCTCTTTTTGCCTCCGCAGAGAGCAAAGAGGACATTTATTCAAATGCGCAAGGCTCAACAACACGAAATTCCTTTTCACCCATTCAGCTAGCTAACCTTGCTTGGAGCTTAAAGCGATCCAGTACTTGTTCGGTTTTACCTAGCTTTGTACCGAAGTTGAGAAAGAAGTCTTTGTATTGGAAGCCCTTATAAAGTTGGGGATTGCTTGCATTAATAAGAGCTGCAGCAGGTTCTATAAGGCAGTCATTGGAAGGCATCACGAAAAACCCAGCTGAAATCCGAGCTTCACTTGAATTCGTCACTGCCCGATGTTCAGCGCTTTTCAACTTGCCATTGCTGATAATCTACATCCCCATTCCAACCATAATTTGTCATggtaaagaaaagaaggaaatgagGGACAATGCAATAATCTTCACAATAAAGAAGGGTGCACTAGTCTAGTACTAGTAGTAGTGTAGTGTACCTGTAACTGATAACCTACATTAACCACAAGTGCATGTGGAAGAGGCTCCACACCAATCCATTCCCCATCCTTGAAAACTTGAAGACCATTTACATCTCCTTGAAGTAAAATGGTTATGAGGTTTGGGTCACAGTGTTTAGGTAATCCCAGTGTCAAACTTGGTTCTGGGCAAGGTGGGTAATAATTAACTGAGAGTAACATTTGTTGGCTTAGTTCATCCCTGAAATACCCAGCTCCAACCCCAAGTCCTTCACCGATTAGCTCCAAAATGTTCGAAGCCAGTTCCTTCACTTGTGTGGAACATGCCCCAACAAGCTCTCTGTTAATGTCATTGTCATCATCActaagtgtatatatatatagtatatgtGAGATATATCTAAAGGTTAGTCTTGGACAATCATCATCATATGTCACTCACCCATATCTAATTGGTTTTTGAGGCCAAACATGCTTGCATTCCTCAAGAGGATGGCAAGGGTGTTTTAGGCAGTCACGCCAGATATGAACATCTTCCCCATCGTAATTTCCAGTGCTGCTGCTGGTGAAGAGCCTGCAGCTTTTGTTGGGGTCCTCAGAGTAGAGGCTTGCTTTGTCCTCTGCAGGCAACTCTTCAAAAAACTCCTTGAACACGCGCATTGTCTCACTCAACAAATGTTCTGATATGCCATGATTAATTACCTGCTCTATAAAATAACATTAACATAATTTTGTACTTAATTATGACAGTTTAACTTTAAGCAGAGTTTTAAGTTATCAACCCTAAACCTAAGAAGAAGAATTTAAAgcctaattaaataaataacctgaaaaaatccaaattcttGGCTAGCCTTGAGTATTTGCTCTAGGATATAGGTTCTTCGGTCATCAGATTCAGAAGCTTCTTCTGCTCCACCACCCAAATCAATCACTGGAATGTTGTTGCACAAAGGAACGGCAAGCTTCCCTGGTCTTGCATCAGGTGGGAATATGTAAGTCTCAGGGAAGGGTCTTTCCTTGTAGCTGCTTGAAATGAGCTTCTCCATTGTTTTCAAGCAGGTACAAGGAAAGTCGTCCCGTTGCATAAAAGATAAAGTCGTCTTAGTTTCTCTCCGTTCGGTTGCATAAAGATAAAGTCGTCTTAATTTcacaaacataaataatataaaacaaagGGAACTGGcccactttttcttttctgccaATCAGATGACAATACTGAAGTAGTCGAGTTCTCTTTTGTTAATTAACTTCTGTTAGTCTGCAGTTAGCAAGAAGCAAGCATCAGGCCCCAGCTTATCCAAAATGGCGGCTACTCAACTCTGAAGCTGAGCTcctaattaattttgattgcAAAATGAAATCTGCTCACTTCTCACACCTCTCAGCCCCAATCCGTGCCCAAAATCCTAAAcacacttcttcttcttcttcttcttcttcttcagttaATCTTCTCCAGCCCTGCAAATTCAGCTCTGTTTCTCTGACTTCGCCTTCAAAGTCGTCCCGTTTATTCACGCTTTGCGCTTCCAATTCCGCTAAAACGTCCTCTTCCCTGTCCGACCCGGCCGTGACGGAGCTCACCAAGGATGCTTTTCTTCAAATCGGTAACGACGTGTCGCAAGGTCCGTTGAATGTGGAAGTCAGAAACCCTAGCGTTCCGAGTCCTTCGGTGGCCAAATTGAGCTTGAGCGACCAAGCTTTCTTTCTCCTGACCTTCATCGCCTGCACGGTATTGGCCTCAATTCTATTCTTCCGTATTTAGATtccttaaaattttatttttgacgTGGAAATTGGGATTAATCTGTAAAATAAATGATAAATTTGaagactttttatttatttattttgatgcAAGAGTCACGGATCAAGAAGTTAATTTTGTTCATCATTGCTGATACGAGCATGGATTAATTTCATTGTGTGCAGACTTCTGTGGCATTTACGAGCCTTGTAATTGCAGCTGTACCAACGCTTTGTGTAAGTTGTCGTCTGCTCATTCTGCATTTCAGTTTAAAGGAAAAAGCAAGTGCTTAGAAAATCAGTTCATTTGTTTTAGGGAGTTTTGACTTTACAATGGGataatatttttcacttaaaccctaaaccctgaATCATATTCTATTCACTTCTATTTCTATCTTTCTACTATTTGTTCTTGGGTCTTGGTTCGTTTGCAATTGATCGTTCCATCCATTCTTTGATAGCTGTAAGTCACTTTTAAAATCCTTTCTTTGGTTTGAATCTCATGTTTGGAATTTGGTCCAAATTCTGGTTCCATTGTGGCTCATTTCTTGTATATTCTGTAGGCAATGGGGAGAGCTGCACTATCTCTTTCAAAGCTGGCAGATACAGCTCGTGAAGAACTCCCTAGTACTATGGTTGCCATTAGGCTTTCAGGCATGGAAATAAGTGATCTTACACTGGAACTGAGTGATCTAAGGTGATAATTACATCTTTCTTTCTGATTCGTTGTTATGATCCATTGATTAATCGATTGAGTGCTATTGAACCTTTCAGCATTACTTTATAGCTTCTCTTTATAATTGCTTCAATTATAAAGAGAAGCTATAAAGTAATGCTGAAAGGTTCAATAGTGAAGATTTCATGAGGCAATTGGCTATCAGTCATATCTGTCAAGCCtttcttattaattttctCCTTTATGTGTGTTTCATTCATGTCGTGTGAGTTTTATGTCTCAATTGCTAAATTGGATTATGTATGTCATGCTTTTATTCCATTCTTCGCTCAGCCAAGAGATAGCTGATGGGGTCAGCAAATCCACTCAAGCTGTTCAAGCTGCTGAAGCTGGGATTCGGCAGATTGGTTCACTTGCTCGACAGCAGACTATGTGTATGTTTTAAGCTCCATCTTGTATAGAATTTGATCTGCTGCTGTTTTGCGTAATACAGGCTTTCCATTGATCTTCACCCACTTCTAAACAAGTACTATTAATCTATTGTGATACAGCTATGATTCAAGAGAGGGCGAGCCTGCCCATCATCTCTTTGCAACCTGCTGTTGTTGGAGCAGCAAAGAAGACTTCTCGTGCTGTTGGCCAAGCCACCAGGACGCTCATGAATATAATCTCTCGAAGGGACTTAGAGAATAAGGATGACATTAGAATTGATAGGGTGGAAATTTGAGTTTGCCGCACTTAAAATCAGTAACTCTATTCTCACCAACTTTGTGCACATACTTGTATGTACTCCATCATTTCCACCACTAAgtcaaatattttaaaggtaATATGGAGAAGAACTTTTGTACAAACGTTTGTGAAAATAGTTTACACTGAAAAGTTTGCGCGCTTGATACAGCTTGTAGAGCAGTTATTGTAAGTGCAAATGCCCCGAAGTTAGGGATAAGTCGTCAAGATACTGTTGACTTGCTCATAAGCTCCCGTTGCAGTGGTGGTCCAGTTCCTCGAATTCAAGCTGTCAAAGGAGTAAGAAGTTCCTAAGCTCCTATTGTGACGCTGGTCCAAATGTGAGATTCCTATATTACCGTTCCAAACTAAGGTTGGCCGGTACAACAACATTGATGATGTAATGGACTCTTTGTGGTACAGAGGTGCTGTAGAAccgaaagaaaaggaaattgctgagagaaaatgaaaaggaggATAAGTTTGTTGTTCATTCAGCTGTTGTTTATTTATGCTTGCCAACTATCTGATCTGATCCATCAGCTGTAATTACTGAAGATGGTTCTGGTATGCCTACGCGTATGCTCTCTTTCTGAAGTATGAAGGTGGTATGGTATTGGTTTGGTCATTACCatcattagttttttttcttcgtaaTTGCTcttttgtattgcttttcACAGTAGAAGAGACCTCCTCCTCCTAATTCAATGGTGGACCGTCCCGTGCTCCTCTATTGTgtggttgaaattttgaaaaggaGCTAAGCGACTTGAGAAACAAAGAATTTATCGCAAAAAAGATGAGGGTTATTTCATGCAATAACATCTTCCTGTTCCGAATAATAACGTAAATTAAATAGCAGGAAGAAGGGAAAGAGGGTGATATGATAATATTAATAGAATAGGCACGCAGGcacatcaattttttataagTTGAGTTTcagaaacagagaaaacaaaacagaggAGAGGCAACCCAAATTTGCCAGCCTTAATGAGTAAGATACGGTTCATCAAATCAAGTCAATCAACTAAAACATCCCAAACTAATGAAATCTTGCCTAATAATACCCAACCCTTGGAGATGGAGTTGGAGTTGGAGCTGGAGCTGGAGCTCCGGTTTTCCGTCCCCCACGGTTTGCAGATTTATGATTTTGATGAGAGGAGTACAAAGTAGGCTGAGGCAGAGGAGGCTTCATATTCTCTTTGTTCATCAAGCTTCTCAGCATATACCTGGGAGCCGGAGCCGGAGGCGGAGTTGGAGACGGAGCCTGTTGAGTCTCCACCACCGAGTAAGCAGCAGAGACTGATTTCCTCAAGCTTTGAAGCTTCCTGCTGCTAGTAGTAGTACGAGTGCTGGTAAAACTGTTTCTTTTGGCAGATTCTACTGTAACACCCAGCTTATATTTAGAGGCGGACGCAGACGCGGCAgtttttgaataatttgtcTCACAACCGCCCTCCTTTACCTTGATCTTATTCTTCCTATTCAACCGCTCATTCCTTCTAGCAGAATACTCCTCGTAAAACCTACCCCTTTCAAACAAAGGACTCGAATTCAACGAACTCAGCCTATGGCTGCTGCTGCTATCAGtatctccaccaccaccacaataATCTTCCTTGCCCAATTCCTCTCCAGTTATCATCTTTTCTAAAGCCCTCAGTTCCCACGAAATGGAGCGGTATTCAGGTCGAAGCTCCGCTTCTTCCATCTCCCATGTGCCTGAGCGTCTTGCTTTCTCCGATTTTCTTAAAGATCCGCCTGAGCCAATTCCAAAATTAttgatataatcatatcacttcaatgccaaaattaaaaaccgaATTCGAAAACGAAACCAGACCTGTTAAAATTTTATCGGTTTGCTCGAACCCGATCTCAGACCGCCCTGCTGGGGTTGGCATACAGTTTGCGTTTGATCCGAGGACCCGACGGGGTCGAAGCCTGATGGGTGATTTAGCAAGCGGAGGCTTGCGATCCGGTTTCATCTTTGACATTGATGATTGACGGTATTCAAACTTCAGAGCAGATTGCAAAATacccacagagagagagagagagagcgcaGAGAAGAGGAAGGCGCTTAACTTTATCGTTGTATTGGTATCTGTGTTGCTTGGTTTTATTGTGTGAGAGAACTAGTGGCTTTTAAATATTGAAAGGTCTAGCGCCTCCAACGGTCATATTTTTTATCGGACGGTCTAGCGTGCgttctttgaaatttaaacGGTAGAGTAGATTTTTCATTAAATACCTggattttccttttattgTTTGAGGATTTGTCAACTACTAAAGCGCTCATCTATACTGAGAAATTATAGAGTGTTACTGTCTCACCACGTCAGTTGGTGATATCCCACTCAAAATttgtctaaaaaaattaaacttttagCTGTATTTAAAACTTACATTCATAATAAAActgaaggaaaaaataaatagaaaaatacaGAAAAGGATAGAGATGATGTCGGAAATTTAAGATTTGGTGAAAATAGTCTCAAAGTCAAAattaaactttttgtttttgttttttgtttgtttttattagaATTCAAGAATACTATATTGGGTTACGAACAACGGGATTTAGCTTTCGGTTAGGGCACCGTATTTTATAAATcaagtttttacttttttggaCTAGATACAGTGTGTTTGAATTGGATTAGATACTCATCTCCATGTGTGTAAGTCCGTACAATTCACATCACTGGTGTTGTTAATGTTAATCGCATTAACATCACAACTACTGTGAATTCATATTCAACCACTAAGTGGAAAGTCGCAAGATAACAATCATTTTATATAAGTCTTATTAAGTTCCTGCCTCCCTTTCTTCCCTAGTCAATAACGACACATCTCCTTCCCTTCATCAGGAATCAGGATCTATCAAAGGTGCCTAACCGCGCTTTTAACTTAAGCCAGTTGGTCGTAGAATCGACATTTGGAGGCTTGGATCCCTTTATCGATCTGGAGAGTTTGGCCTTTTGAAGCGTCACGTAGGGCGATTAGGTCAGGCCGAGGAAAAAAGGCTTTGACACTTCTTTTGTgtattttaaatgaaaatattgttCAAATTCAAAGTCACTCCTTTTGTTTGTTATATAGGGAAATTTGCTCCTCGCTTGTATAATTTGTGCAAACATGtcctctttttaaaattatctCTAAAATATCCTCTATAAATACTTCATATTGTCCACAAATCACTTCTTTTTCGTATTCCCTATTTTCTCCCAACCACTTGTCTCTTAAGTCGCATTATGctccttcatcatcatcttcactcATCCATCGTCTTCTTCACTTCATCCCCAAACCATAaaaacctaaaccctaatATGCGTAAATTTAAAGCCccaaaatgagaaaattattTAGTGAAACTCTAAAATGCGAAAATTCATTGGAATcccaaaatatgaaaaatccatTAGTGAAATCTCAAAATGTGAAAATGCATTCGCGAAACACCAAAAACTCCATAACTCGAAGTTTTGTGAAACCCCAAAAGTTAAAATGTTATAATGGGGTCCAAAATGTGAAATTTCATTCTAGCAACTCATATAGGCAAAAATTTCTTCATGATAAAATTCATTAGTAGAACACTAAAAAGTGAAATAATTCATTCACACAGCCCCGAAAATGTGAAAATTGATTAGCGAAATGCTAGAAGGGTAAAACCATTCACAGAACTCCTAAAATTTGCTTATGAagtttctcctttttttgtttggtgaaTTGCAAATAGGAACCCTAAATTACGAAAATTCATTTAAGAAACGTCAAATGCGACAATTCATTTGCACAACCCCAAAATGGGGAAACCCAAAGTCTTAAAGACAATGCTTAGGGCATTTTTAGGGGACCTCACTAGACTGGACTGGGTTAAATAACACTTGaaacccatgtttggtaagagGAGGGACTAACTTAAATGAGATTTTATAGTCTAACAGTAAAAAAATTGCCTCACTCGCAGCGAGCTTGAAACATGGCTCGCAAAATAGTGAGCTCCCTAAATAGAACACGCGAGTCCAACTCGATAccagtttcttcttcttcgtcacCTAGACACGAGTCCTGGCAATGGACGCCGAGTCCTTCTCTTTTGAATTCATCGAAAAAGCTTGAAACCCAGTAATCACCTTGAGATCTTGCTGCTACTGATGGTCGCCGAAATAGGCCGAGCTTTGGTCGTACATGTGGGTCAAGGACGACGAGTCTTGGGTCTTTGTTTGGCTATCAGAATAGCGCACGGTGTCGGCCCTGAGCTCAGAAGGCGACGACCATGGGCTCCAACTTTGGGCGGCCTCAAATAGAAGCCATGATTCATTGAATTGATGCAAGAGTCGAAGCAGCCATGGTAGACACAGAGAGTGGAGAAGATGATGGTGAGGCGTGAGATTGAGTTGAATCGTTCATCGTATGAACAAATTGAGTAAATGAAAAGTGATTaggaagaaaaatagagaattGACGAAATTTGTGAGAGAATCATAACCGAAGAGTGTTTGGCAGGGaagaaaatttaagaaaaagcTAAAAAGAGGGTAGGATCAAAAGTCGTGAGGTGTTCAATGAGAAGTTTGATCAAAGAAGTTtgcaggtttttttttaaaaaaatacaaaaaaaatccaaagttAGATCTAAGAAGTTTGCATATCTTGTGTTGGGACTTCGGGTTCGTCTAGCCTTTgagaaatagaagaagaagaaaaaagaaattaaaaacaaaaactctgaTTATTCGCACATGTAGTTGAGGTCAAGCAAAAATAccataatttattaaataataaattatatatttttcattatttatgataattttatcctttaaaaaaatatcaagttttatttgttttaaatctttttttagAACATAAATTAGCAAAAATACActtgaaaaatatgtaaataattattttttagtccgacaGAGCAACAAACATAtgtcttcattatttttacaattcaACTTCGTAGTCCAACGcagcaccaaacgtaggtcagtacttaatccaacttaggccaatccgagctaatccGAGACAATTCTaggatttagtccagtccatgacagtccGCCGTACCAAACGACCTCTTAGTAGATTAGCTGAAGCCAAGCCTCGTGCTGAATGCACTTTAGAGTTTCGTGATGATTTACGAAACTCCAAATTACAAAATCCATTTACGAGGTGAGTTGTATAACCCTAAGATaacatgcctttttttttttttttttccagcaaTCTATGtaactttttgtttattgattcCTATTACTTTATATTTTACTTGCTACAGTGCCTCATGACTCGTATTGCCCTTTGGAAGTTAAAATGATTCACTTTGCCCCCTGACCAGAATTTGGTGTTCTATGTTGCCCCTTGCTATCAACTCCATTTAAATCTCTGTCAATTTTGATCCATGGACAAATTATATGTAAGCCATGGGAAAATTCACCCACTTCCCTGTTGTATGTAGGCATAGGAGCAAAGTATTGATTTGATTGATCCATGGAGTACGTCAACAAAGTGTTTGATTGTTAGGACTTAGGACAAACACAGTGGCTCTGCTGGCGGAGCTTCTTATTAATCGCTTAATTAGCAAAGGGTGCCTAAGAGCTTAGCTTAGGAGAGGACGATACCCTACCTACACTACATGATATCAAGTTAAAAGGGGGTCTGTCTGTCTAAATCATGAATCATGATTAATTCAAGAGCTATATAGAAAACGAATGACTAGAGTGAGTGTGTACGTACGTAGCAGTTTGGTATCAAGTCGATCGGCAATGATTTTCATATCATATGTCATATGTAATGGAGTAGCAATAGCTTTTTTAACTACAAACAGGTTGCTATCATGCTTTTCGTCAACTCTTATCTAACATGTGCAGTCATGGTGATCATCGATCGAGAACCAAATGCACGCACGCTTCACTCTGATAAAcatcacaaatatatatatatatatatatatatatatagagagagagagagagagaattaaaGAGGGTAGCTTAGCTGTGGAAAAGGACTGATACGCATTTCACATAATATTCCACAAATAATATGACAAACGAAGCTGGCGCCGCACCTAATGCAGAAAGATGCCTTTCTGCCGCTTATAAACCAGCTAGCGAGCTAGTTAAAATGACAAATTCTTTTGCCAAACACATTGAAAATGGAAGTAGAAATTATTTccaaagagaaaattaaacCATCTTGCTCAACACCCTCTCACCTGAGAATTTTTAAGCTTTCACTTCTGGACCAGCTCATACCAGCTCCCTATGCTCCCGTAATCCTCTTTTATCATCCTCCTATAAATGAAAATGACGATGATAATATTAATAGCAGGTTACATTTGCTAAAGACCTCTTTGGCAGAAACCTTCACTGGGTTTTACCCACTTGCTGGGGAGATCAAAGATGACCTGTCCATTGACTGCAACGACCAAGGAGCTCATTATGTGGAAGCCCGAGTTAACTACTCTAGTCTTGATGAATTTCTCAGCCGACCTGACCTTTTGCTACTACTACATCGCTTCCTCCCTTGTGATGTAACAACTGCAGGGGCAAGTGTAACCAACATTCAAGTCAATGTGTTCAAATGTGGTGGCATCGCCATCGGCCTATGCATCTCACACAAGATCCTTGATGGTGCTGCTTTGTGCACCTTTCTCAAATCCTGGACTGCCATTGCTCGTGTGCGCAGCAGCACCAGCAGCCCTGGCCCCGGCTCTTTGTTAAGaacatcctcctcctcctcatcatcatcatcagattCAATATTAATATCATCAGATTCAGATTCAGATTCAGATGATCATCAAACAGAAGACGCAACAACATATGCAAGCGTAGCTTCTTCAATAATAGGAGGGCCCAATTTATTTGCTGCAACTCGTCTGTTCCCCACCAACGATGATTTATGGCTTAGAGATTCATCAATTCCGATGTGGGGTTCCTTGTTCATAAAGGACGGCAAGTCCTCATGCGTCACAAAAAGATTTGTATTTGATGCCTCAGCTATAGCCAACCTCAAGGACATGGCCAAAAGTTCATCATCATGTGTGCAAGTACTGAAACGTGGACCCACGCGTGTTGAAGTGGTTTCAGCTTTCATATGGCAATGCGCCATGGCTGCCTCTAAACAAAAATATGGTTTCCAAAGGCCTTCAGTGCTGACTCACACGGTGAACTTGCGCTCAAGGATATTCTTAGATGATGCTTATGAGGCTGCAGCAGCATCAGATACTGCCGCTGCTGCGGATTTAAATTTGGAGAATTCTATTGGAAACCTCCTTTGGATAGTGGCTGCCCGATGTCCGACGGTAATGCtagatgaggaggaggaggaggttgtGGTggctaataataataataataataataataatagctCCGCCTCTGGATCAAGAATATTGCATGGGTTGGTGAGTGAGTTGAGAAATGCATTGTCAAAAGTTGATGGTGGTTTTGTTAAGAAAATGCGATCAGGCGAGGAGGGGAAGTCTCTCATGTTGAAGTGTctgaaagaaataattaaaaaaaaagaagaagaagaaaaagattatTATGGGTTCAGCAGTTGGTGTAAGTTTGGGTTGTACGAAGCTGGTGATTTTGGGTGGGGAAAGCCAATCTGGGTCAGCAGCATTGCTTCCACAGGTAATTCCGTCTTC
The window above is part of the Prunus dulcis chromosome 1, ALMONDv2, whole genome shotgun sequence genome. Proteins encoded here:
- the LOC117626052 gene encoding 2'-deoxymugineic-acid 2'-dioxygenase-like, which encodes MQRDDFPCTCLKTMEKLISSSYKERPFPETYIFPPDARPGKLAVPLCNNIPVIDLGGGAEEASESDDRRTYILEQILKASQEFGFFQVINHGISEHLLSETMRVFKEFFEELPAEDKASLYSEDPNKSCRLFTSSSTGNYDGEDVHIWRDCLKHPCHPLEECKHVWPQKPIRYGELVGACSTQVKELASNILELIGEGLGVGAGYFRDELSQQMLLSVNYYPPCPEPSLTLGLPKHCDPNLITILLQGDVNGLQVFKDGEWIGVEPLPHALVVNVGYQLQIISNGKLKSAEHRAVTNSSEARISAGFFVMPSNDCLIEPAAALINASNPQLYKGFQYKDFFLNFGTKLGKTEQVLDRFKLQARLAS
- the LOC117626072 gene encoding uncharacterized protein LOC117626072, with product MKSAHFSHLSAPIRAQNPKHTSSSSSSSSSVNLLQPCKFSSVSLTSPSKSSRLFTLCASNSAKTSSSLSDPAVTELTKDAFLQIGNDVSQGPLNVEVRNPSVPSPSVAKLSLSDQAFFLLTFIACTTSVAFTSLVIAAVPTLCAMGRAALSLSKLADTAREELPSTMVAIRLSGMEISDLTLELSDLSQEIADGVSKSTQAVQAAEAGIRQIGSLARQQTMSMIQERASLPIISLQPAVVGAAKKTSRAVGQATRTLMNIISRRDLENKDDIRIDRVEI
- the LOC117626062 gene encoding uncharacterized protein LOC117626062; translated protein: MSKMKPDRKPPLAKSPIRLRPRRVLGSNANCMPTPAGRSEIGFEQTDKILTGGSLRKSEKARRSGTWEMEEAELRPEYRSISWELRALEKMITGEELGKEDYCGGGGDTDSSSSHRLSSLNSSPLFERGRFYEEYSARRNERLNRKNKIKVKEGGCETNYSKTAASASASKYKLGVTVESAKRNSFTSTRTTTSSRKLQSLRKSVSAAYSVVETQQAPSPTPPPAPAPRYMLRSLMNKENMKPPLPQPTLYSSHQNHKSANRGGRKTGAPAPAPTPTPSPRVGYY
- the LOC117617839 gene encoding salutaridinol 7-O-acetyltransferase-like: TLKMEVEIISKEKIKPSCSTPSHLRIFKLSLLDQLIPAPYAPVILFYHPPINENDDDNINSRLHLLKTSLAETFTGFYPLAGEIKDDLSIDCNDQGAHYVEARVNYSSLDEFLSRPDLLLLLHRFLPCDVTTAGASVTNIQVNVFKCGGIAIGLCISHKILDGAALCTFLKSWTAIARVRSSTSSPGPGSLLRTSSSSSSSSSDSILISSDSDSDSDDHQTEDATTYASVASSIIGGPNLFAATRLFPTNDDLWLRDSSIPMWGSLFIKDGKSSCVTKRFVFDASAIANLKDMAKSSSSCVQVLKRGPTRVEVVSAFIWQCAMAASKQKYGFQRPSVLTHTVNLRSRIFLDDAYEAAAASDTAAAADLNLENSIGNLLWIVAARCPTVMLDEEEEEVVVANNNNNNNNNSSASGSRILHGLVSELRNALSKVDGGFVKKMRSGEEGKSLMLKCLKEIIKKKEEEEKDYYGFSSWCKFGLYEAGDFGWGKPIWVSSIASTGNSVFMNLIILVDTKLGDGIEAWVTLDQHHMALLQSNPLLQKFVSFDPTPLLLL